The sequence below is a genomic window from Paenibacillus silvisoli.
CAACGGTGACGCTCGTGCTGGGCGGCGGGCATTCCATCGGGGTTCCGATCGCGGTGGCCGGGAACAAGTCGTTTATCGCAGAGACGGCGACGATGACGATTCATCCGATTCGTCTGAACGGCCTCGTGATCGGCGTACCGCAAACGTTCGAATATTTGGACAAGATGCAGGAGCGGGTCGTCCGTTTCGTCACGTCCCATTCCAACATCACCGAAGAGAAGTTTAAGGAGCTTATGTTTAAAACCGGCGAGCTGACGCGCGATATCGGGACGACCGTCATCGGCACGGATGCCGTCAAGCACGGCTTGATCGATGCGGTAGGAGGGATCGGGCAGGCGCTGCGCGAGCTGAATCTGCTCATTGACCAGCGCAAGCAAGGGAAGACAGCCGAAGCCGCGGGAGCGGGAGGCTTGACGCAATGACGATTTACTCGACGATGCCGCTTGAGCTCGTTTACGATGGTATCAACAATCAGCCAGGACCGTATGTGGCGATACACTTCGGAGATGTTCAGCTGCAAATCGAAGCTGTCTCTCCTGGAGTCGGTCGCATCGTCCGGCTGCTTGACGGGCCTTTGGACGCTTATCTGCGCCCCGAGTTATCGCCTGGGACGATGGTCGCATTCGGCCTGCCGCCGTCGTAGAAGGCTCGTCCTTACTGGATAAATGTAGCACAGCCCCCTCTCACCTATGGTATAATGGCTACCAGAGGTGACCAATTTGGCGAAGAAAAAGAAGAAGCGCAGAAGCTCGATCGGGACGAGCCTGAAGTACGAGGTTTATGGCATTTTGCTCATAACCGTATCAATCATCGCGCTTTCCGGCGAAGCGACGGTCGGCCGTTCCTTGTCTAAATTGTTCGGTTTGTTATTAGGCAAATTTTATTTCGTGCTGCCGATCGTCGGCATTTACGTTGGACTTGCCGTTATGGTGAAACGCGCGTGGCCGACGGGCTGGTCGACGCGGAAAACGGGCGTACTGCTGGCAGTCCTCGCAAGCACGCTGTGGAGCTCCGTTGCCGTCATGGATCAGAAGACGGAACCGACGGGCGGACTGACGGCATCCTATATCTTGACCCAGCTTGGCGGCGACATCCGAGGCGCGCTAATTGTGCCTTCGCAGGAAGTGCAGGCGGACGGCCTCGTGCCGACCATCAGCGGCGGTTACATCGGAGCGATCCAGTATACGCTGCTCTATTGGCTGTTCGGCTATTTCGGCGCCAAGTTTATTATGATCGTCATGTTCGCGATCGCGGTCATGCTGATGACGGGCAAATCCTACGTTGATCTGCTGCGTACAGCGAGAATTAAAGGCGGACGGTTCTGGTCGCTGCTGCGGGTGAAGCTGTTCACGAGGCGTCAGCCGCTGGCGGCTTCCGCAGCGAAAGCGGGCGGCGGCAAAGGCGCGATCGTCGCATTGGACGATTTCGATGACGACGATGACGATGATTATGAACCGGTACATAAGCCGCGCGCGAAGAAGAAGAGCAGGTTCCCGATATTCTCCTGGTTCAATGAAGTGCCGAATCCAGGGGGAGAGGACCCGCATGATTCCGAATGGCAAATGGACGATGGCCATCAAGCGGAACCGAAATCGAAAGCAGGCCGCAATGCATGGCAGGATATGGATGATGATGACGAACAAGGCTGGCAAGCCAATGTGCTGGAGCAGATCGAAGAAAGACCTGCCATGCAGCCGCAGACTGTTCAACCGGCAAAGTGGGAGCTTCCTTACGATGACGATGCCGCGAATGACGAGCAAGAGGTATTGACCGATTTCCGTTCGACCGAGCAAGCCGATTCGTTGACAGAAGACGAGCCGGAAGAGTTCGAGGTGGAAGAGGCGAAGCAGCTGCCGTCGAATTTGCCGGAAAGTCCGGCGATGATGCAGGACGAGCTCGGTTCGAATGAAGGCTCGGGCAGCATTGACAAACCGATGCCTATGGAAAAGCCTTACGTGTTGCCTTCTCTTGCGCTTCTCCAGAAGCAAAGCGGCAGCGGCAAGAACAGCGAAGCTGCCGACACGATGGAAACGGAAGCGCGGCGCACGCTGGAAGCAACGCTCGAGAGCTTTGGCGTACGGGCTAAGGTGCTAGGCGTCGCGAGAGGGCCTGCCGTGACTCGATATGAGGTGCAGCCTGCGACCGGCGTTAAGGTCAGCCGAATCGTTGGGCTTACCGACGATATCGCTTTGGCGCTTGCCGCGAAGGATATTCGGATGGAAGCGCCGATTCCGGGTAAATCCGCGATCGGCATCGAGGTGCCGAATACGGAGATTTCCGTCGTTACGATGCGCGAAGTGATGGAAACGGCCTTATTCCAGAATGCAAGCTCTAAGCTGTCCATCGCATTCGGGCGGGACATTTCCGGCCAGCCGATCGTAGCCAACCTGGCGAAGATGCCGCATTTGCTCGTAGCCGGCGCGACGGGCTCGGGTAAATCCGTCTGCATCAACGGCATTATCACGAGTATTTTGTACAAAGCACGTCCGGATGAAGTCAAGCTGCTCATGATCGACCCGAAAATGGTCGAGCTGAATATGTACAATGGCATTCCGCATTTGCTGGCGCCGGTTGTGACCGATCCTAGACGCGCCTCCCTGGCGTTGAAGAAGATCGTCGTCGAGATGGAAAAGCGCTATGAGCTGTTTTCCAAGTCCGGTACCCGGAATATCGAAGGCTACAATACGCTCATGGCGGACAACCCGTCCGCGGTGCTGCCGTATATCGTAGTTATCGTGGACGAGCTTGCGGACCTGATGATGGTAGCCGCGAACGACGTGGAGGACGCGATTTGCCGGCTTGCGCAAATGGCGCGCGCCTCGGGCATCCATCTCATCATCGCCACCCAGCGTCCATCGGTTGACGTTATTACGGGGCTTATCAAAGCCAACATTCCATCGCGGATCGCGTTCGCCGTTTCTTCGCAAGTCGATTCTCGAACGATTCTAGATGGGGTCGGCGCGGAGAAGCTTCTCGGACGCGGGGATATGCTGTTCCTGCCGGTTGGTTTGTCCAAGCCGCTTCGCGTGCAGCAAGCGTTCCTCTCCGACCAAGAGGTTGAAGCGGTCGTTGCCTATGCCCGCGGTCAAGGAGAAGCCGAGTACAAGGAGGATCTGGTGCCGGAGGTAGACGATACGGTGGCGGAAAACGAGGATGTGCTGGATGAGCTCTATGATCAAGCGGTCCGCATCGTTCTGGAAGCGAAGCAGGCTTCGGTTTCTTTGCTCCAGCGGCGCATGCGCATCGGCTACACGCGTGCCGCGAGGCTGATTGACCAGATGGAAGCGCGCAGTATTGTCGGCCCTTATGAAGGGAGCAAGCCGCGCGAAGTGCTGCTTACGATCGATCAATACGACACAGGAAAGATTAGCTCCTAAGGCAAATTCATGCATAATGGTTACCTTGATTTCTCATACTAGGGATACGCTTCGCTTGCTTTGCGAAATCACTTGCAAGAGAAAGGCAGATCCTAAAGATGAGAAATCGTTTAATTACGGTGACCATCGTCATCGTCCTTCTGTTGTTCGGCGCTTTCACCCTGAAACATGCCGCGTTCAATAAGTCTACCGAAACGTTCAGCAGCGCCATCCTGAAAGTCGGCTCCAGCGGTAAAGACGTCCGGGAGCTGCAGGGCCGGCTTAAAGCGCTCGGCTACTTTGACGGAAAGATTGACGGCGTCTTCGGCACGAAAACGAAAAACGCGGTTACCTGGTTTCAATGGAAATTCGGGATGAAGGCCGATGGCGTAGTCGGTGCGAAAACAAAGCTGAAGCTGTGGGAAGCGACGAAGAACTGGAAGCCTACAGCCGAGTCCAGCGGAACCGGCAGCAGCGGAGGCGGCAGCGCGAGCAGCAAGCCGTCGACGTCGGATGTCAACAAGTCGAATAACCTCGGCTTGTCCGCGAACGATTTGAAGCTGATGGCCAATGCCGTTTACGGCGAGTCGCGCGGCGAGCCTTACATCGGGCAAGTGGCGGTAGCCGCGGTTATTTTGAATCGGGTGAAGTCGCCGAGCTTTCCGAACACCGTCTCCGGCGTTATCTTCCAGCCCGGCGCGTTCACGGCCGTGGCCGACGGCCAAATTTGGCTGACGCCGAACGAGAATGCGAGAAAAGCGGTGCAGGACGCCATTA
It includes:
- a CDS encoding ClpP family protease, with protein sequence MFEEGQVFKSEQPEPPPAPERKPAGNPVVDTIQQLGQTATPQSESNIFCMTIIGQVEGHLVLPPQNKTTKYEHLIPQLVAAEQNQKIEGIMIVLNTVGGDVEAGLAIAEMISSLTKPTVTLVLGGGHSIGVPIAVAGNKSFIAETATMTIHPIRLNGLVIGVPQTFEYLDKMQERVVRFVTSHSNITEEKFKELMFKTGELTRDIGTTVIGTDAVKHGLIDAVGGIGQALRELNLLIDQRKQGKTAEAAGAGGLTQ
- a CDS encoding YlzJ-like family protein gives rise to the protein MTIYSTMPLELVYDGINNQPGPYVAIHFGDVQLQIEAVSPGVGRIVRLLDGPLDAYLRPELSPGTMVAFGLPPS
- a CDS encoding FtsK/SpoIIIE family DNA translocase is translated as MAKKKKKRRSSIGTSLKYEVYGILLITVSIIALSGEATVGRSLSKLFGLLLGKFYFVLPIVGIYVGLAVMVKRAWPTGWSTRKTGVLLAVLASTLWSSVAVMDQKTEPTGGLTASYILTQLGGDIRGALIVPSQEVQADGLVPTISGGYIGAIQYTLLYWLFGYFGAKFIMIVMFAIAVMLMTGKSYVDLLRTARIKGGRFWSLLRVKLFTRRQPLAASAAKAGGGKGAIVALDDFDDDDDDDYEPVHKPRAKKKSRFPIFSWFNEVPNPGGEDPHDSEWQMDDGHQAEPKSKAGRNAWQDMDDDDEQGWQANVLEQIEERPAMQPQTVQPAKWELPYDDDAANDEQEVLTDFRSTEQADSLTEDEPEEFEVEEAKQLPSNLPESPAMMQDELGSNEGSGSIDKPMPMEKPYVLPSLALLQKQSGSGKNSEAADTMETEARRTLEATLESFGVRAKVLGVARGPAVTRYEVQPATGVKVSRIVGLTDDIALALAAKDIRMEAPIPGKSAIGIEVPNTEISVVTMREVMETALFQNASSKLSIAFGRDISGQPIVANLAKMPHLLVAGATGSGKSVCINGIITSILYKARPDEVKLLMIDPKMVELNMYNGIPHLLAPVVTDPRRASLALKKIVVEMEKRYELFSKSGTRNIEGYNTLMADNPSAVLPYIVVIVDELADLMMVAANDVEDAICRLAQMARASGIHLIIATQRPSVDVITGLIKANIPSRIAFAVSSQVDSRTILDGVGAEKLLGRGDMLFLPVGLSKPLRVQQAFLSDQEVEAVVAYARGQGEAEYKEDLVPEVDDTVAENEDVLDELYDQAVRIVLEAKQASVSLLQRRMRIGYTRAARLIDQMEARSIVGPYEGSKPREVLLTIDQYDTGKISS
- the sleB gene encoding spore cortex-lytic enzyme codes for the protein MRNRLITVTIVIVLLLFGAFTLKHAAFNKSTETFSSAILKVGSSGKDVRELQGRLKALGYFDGKIDGVFGTKTKNAVTWFQWKFGMKADGVVGAKTKLKLWEATKNWKPTAESSGTGSSGGGSASSKPSTSDVNKSNNLGLSANDLKLMANAVYGESRGEPYIGQVAVAAVILNRVKSPSFPNTVSGVIFQPGAFTAVADGQIWLTPNENARKAVQDAINGMDPTGGCIYYFNPVTATSKWIWSRPQVKTIGKHIFCM